A window of the Coprobacter fastidiosus genome harbors these coding sequences:
- the thrA gene encoding bifunctional aspartate kinase/homoserine dehydrogenase I gives MKVLKFGGTSVGSVESIKNVKKIVEACDEPVIVVVSALGGITDKLIETARLAGTGDSEYLTHFKGIIHRHHNVIDGIVPEKRKQEVLQIVNELLDELGNIFRGVSLIKDLSAKTQNTIVSYGERISSVIVSRVINDAVHYDSREFIKTEVQFNKNIVDFDLTNELVRKTFKELPKVSLVPGFISSDKKNNDVTNLGRGGSDYTAAILAAALGASRLEIWTDVDGFMTADPRVISNTYVIEHLSFIEAMELCNFGAKVIYPPTIYPVYHKNIPIVIKNTFNPEAQGTLITQDSASGEGKAIKGISSINDTCLITVTGLGMVGVIGINYRIFKALAKSGVSVFLVSQASSENNTSFAVKNADADLAVKVLTEEFAQEIEMGEISEISAEKDLATVAIVGENMKHTPGIAGKLFNTLGRNGINVIACAQGASETNISFVIELNSLRKALNVIHDSFFLSNVQVLNLFITGIGLVGKDLLEQIRKQQPNLLKDKSLRLNIVGLANSKKCLFRREGISLDHYEEELKASPLSASPAAIRDGIIQMNIFNSVFVDCTASNEIAGIYKDLLNHNVSVVAANKIAASSAYDNYAELKRIARKRDVKFLFETNVGAGLPIINTINNLINSGDKILKIEAVVSGTLNFIFNVLSEDIPLSKAIRLAQESGYSEPDPRLDLNGQDVVRKLVILAREAGYRVEQSDVVKKLFIPEEYFQGSLDDFWKQIPKLDKEFEERRKKLVSENKRYRFVATLDGGKVEVGLQEVDSKHPFYQLEGSNNVILITTDRYKEYPMVIKGYGAGAMVTAAGVFADIISIANIR, from the coding sequence ATGAAAGTATTAAAATTCGGAGGAACATCCGTAGGTTCCGTAGAAAGCATCAAAAACGTAAAGAAAATAGTAGAAGCCTGTGATGAACCAGTAATAGTAGTAGTATCCGCTTTAGGTGGTATTACCGATAAACTGATAGAGACCGCTCGTTTAGCAGGAACTGGAGATAGTGAATATCTAACTCATTTTAAAGGAATTATCCACAGGCATCATAACGTTATCGACGGGATCGTTCCGGAAAAACGTAAACAAGAAGTGCTCCAAATCGTAAACGAATTATTAGACGAGCTCGGTAATATATTTCGGGGAGTATCGCTTATCAAAGACTTATCTGCCAAAACCCAAAATACCATAGTCAGTTACGGAGAACGGATATCATCTGTGATTGTCAGCCGAGTGATTAACGATGCCGTACATTATGATTCACGGGAATTTATTAAAACAGAAGTCCAGTTCAACAAAAATATAGTTGATTTTGATCTAACAAATGAACTGGTTAGGAAAACATTCAAAGAACTGCCGAAAGTCTCCTTAGTTCCGGGATTTATCTCTTCCGATAAAAAAAATAACGATGTAACCAATCTCGGAAGAGGTGGTTCAGATTACACTGCAGCGATCCTCGCAGCGGCATTAGGAGCATCGCGTCTGGAAATATGGACGGATGTCGATGGGTTCATGACCGCCGATCCCCGAGTTATCAGCAACACTTATGTTATAGAACACCTGTCGTTTATCGAAGCGATGGAGTTATGTAATTTCGGGGCAAAAGTTATTTATCCTCCGACCATTTATCCGGTCTACCATAAAAATATACCTATCGTTATTAAAAACACTTTCAACCCGGAAGCTCAGGGAACATTAATAACTCAAGATTCTGCATCAGGCGAAGGAAAGGCAATTAAAGGAATATCGTCGATCAACGATACCTGCTTAATTACCGTTACCGGACTTGGAATGGTAGGTGTTATTGGTATTAACTACCGTATATTCAAGGCCCTTGCCAAATCAGGAGTAAGCGTATTTCTCGTATCTCAGGCATCCTCTGAGAATAACACTTCTTTCGCTGTAAAAAATGCAGATGCAGATTTGGCGGTAAAAGTTCTCACCGAAGAGTTTGCTCAAGAAATTGAAATGGGTGAGATCAGCGAAATCAGTGCAGAGAAAGATCTCGCCACAGTAGCCATTGTAGGTGAAAATATGAAACACACTCCGGGTATTGCCGGGAAACTCTTCAACACTTTAGGACGTAACGGTATCAATGTCATCGCATGTGCGCAAGGAGCTTCGGAAACAAATATTTCTTTTGTAATAGAACTAAACAGTTTGAGAAAAGCTCTAAACGTAATTCATGACTCGTTTTTCTTGTCTAACGTACAAGTTCTCAATCTATTTATCACCGGTATAGGATTAGTGGGAAAAGACTTGTTAGAACAAATACGCAAGCAACAGCCCAACCTGCTCAAAGACAAATCACTCCGACTGAATATCGTCGGATTGGCGAATTCAAAAAAATGCCTGTTCCGCCGGGAAGGCATTTCTCTCGACCATTATGAAGAAGAACTCAAGGCATCTCCGCTGTCGGCCAGTCCGGCAGCCATACGGGACGGTATCATTCAAATGAACATATTCAACTCGGTTTTTGTCGATTGTACTGCCAGCAATGAAATAGCAGGAATTTATAAAGATCTTCTTAATCATAATGTTTCTGTCGTTGCGGCTAATAAAATCGCCGCTTCATCGGCCTATGACAACTATGCGGAACTGAAAAGAATAGCACGCAAACGGGACGTCAAGTTTTTGTTCGAAACGAATGTCGGAGCAGGATTGCCGATTATCAATACAATCAATAACCTGATCAATAGCGGGGATAAAATTCTGAAAATCGAAGCAGTAGTTTCCGGAACATTAAACTTTATCTTCAACGTTTTAAGTGAAGATATACCTTTAAGTAAAGCTATTCGGCTGGCTCAGGAATCAGGTTACAGCGAACCTGACCCCCGACTCGACTTAAACGGACAGGATGTGGTACGAAAGCTTGTCATTTTGGCAAGAGAAGCAGGATATCGGGTAGAACAAAGCGATGTTGTAAAAAAACTGTTCATCCCCGAAGAATATTTTCAGGGCTCTCTGGATGACTTCTGGAAACAAATTCCTAAACTCGACAAAGAATTTGAAGAACGACGTAAAAAGCTGGTTTCCGAAAATAAGAGATACCGTTTTGTCGCAACTTTAGATGGAGGAAAAGTCGAAGTCGGGTTACAGGAAGTCGATAGCAAACATCCTTTTTATCAATTAGAAGGAAGCAATAACGTAATATTAATCACAACCGATCGTTACAAAGAATATCCGATGGTTATCAAAGGATACGGTGCTGGAGCTATGGTAACGGCAGCCGGTGTATTTGCCGATATTATCAGCATTGCCAACATTCGTTAG